The sequence below is a genomic window from Streptomyces sp. NBC_00289.
GCCCGCCCGGGCCGAAAGCCTGTCACCCGGGTCACGCCCGCGCCCGCGCCGACCGGCCCCGCCGGCCCGTCACCCCTGGCCCCTCACGGCTGCAGCAGTTCCACCCTCACGTCCGCCGGGAAGCCCGTCGTCGGGCCGACCCGGCGGGCGAACTCGGTGACCGCCGCGAGTTGCGGGGCGCCGAAACGGAAGTCGAGGGTCGTGAAGTAGCGCTCCAGGACCTGCTCGTCGAAGGACTCCCAGCGGGCGGCCTGTTCGGCGACCTTGCCGACCTCCTCCAGGGAGAGGTTGCGGGAGGCGAGGAAGGCCTCGTGCACCTGGCGGGTGATGGCCGGCTCCCGCTCCAGGTAGTCGCGGCGGGCGGCCCACACCGCGAAGACGAAGGGCAGCCCGGTCCACTCCTTCCACAGGGCGCCGAGGTCGTGCACGGCGAGGCCGTAGCGCGGGCCGTCGAGCAGGTTCGCCCGCAGTGCCGCGTCACCGATCAGCACCGCCGCCTCCGCCTCCTGCATCATCAGGCTGAGATCGGGCGGGCAGGTGTAGTAGTCGGGCCGGACGCCGTATCGGTCGGCGAGCAGCAGCTGGGCGAGCCGGACGGAGGTACGAGAGGTGGAGCCGAGGGCGACCCGGGCACCGTCCAGTTCGTCCAGCGGGACCTGCGAGACGATCACGCAGGACATCACCGGGCCGTCGCAGCCGACCGCGATGTCGGGGAAGGCGACCAGGTCGTCCGCGTTCTTGAGGAACTCGACGAGGGTGATGGGCCCGATGTCGAGGTCTCCCTGCACCAGCTTCTCGCTGAGCTTCTCCGGGGTGTCCTTGGTGAGCTCGAAGTCGAGGAGCGTGCCCGTTCTCGCGAGCCCCCAGTAGAGGGGCAGGCAGTTCAGGAACTGGATGTGGCCGACGCGCGGCCGGGTGCGAGAATTGTCCACATCGCGAGGCTAGACCCTTTGCGGTACCGTGCAGGCACCAGGGGTGGCGCGGACGGCGCGCGAGTGTCATCGCGGTGACCCCCTGGCATCCGGGGCGCTGTTCCTCCGGATCTTGCTGGATCGTGTGCCCGACGGCTTCGCGCCTGCGTCTCGGCCCTGTCCGGACCGACGGCATCTCGGCTGGTGCACCGCCTTCTCGACCGCCTCGTCAATCCCACTCCGGGGCGCCTTCAAACGTCCGAGTGACGTGATCTTGACCCTCTGTTGCTTTCGGCTGCCCACATGCTAGGCTCGCCGCAAGTTGCAGTTTGGTTTCCCTTGCAGTACAGAGCCTGCGGAGCATGTGACCGCGGGCTCTCGTCGTATTCAGACGTATGCAGTTGTGCGGCATTTTGTTTTCACACTTGCAGGGTTCTGGAGCAGGGCAACCCTTTGGGCCCAAGGAGGGCTTATGGCTACCGGAACCGTGAAGTGGTTCAACGCCGAAAAGGGCTTTGGCTTCATCGCCCAAGAAGGCGGCGGCCCCGACGTCTTCGTTCACTACTCCGCGATCAATGCGAGCGGTTTCCGCTCGCTGGAGGAGAACCAGCAGGTCTCCTTCGACGTGACCCAGGGTCCGAAGGGCCCGCAGGCGGAGAACGTCACCCCCGTCTGAGTCTTCGGTCTCGGAGCCTGGTGCTTTGATCCGGAACAAGTAGCAGTACCCAAGGAGCCCCGTGCCGCAAGGCAACGGGGCTCCTGCCTTTCCGGGCCCACCACCGGGCACACCGGACTTTGGGACATTCCGGACCTCCGGCGCGTGCCAGGCCCCCGCCGGGGCCTCAGAGCACCCCCGCGATGTCCCGCGCCGCGATGTACCCGAAGGTCATCGCCGGGCCGATCGTCGAGCCCGCGCCCGCGTAGCTGTGGCCCATCACGGCCGCGCTGGCGTTGCCGGCGGCGTACAGGCCGGGGATCGCCGAGCCGTCGGCACGCAGCACCCGCGCTCTGGCGTCGGTGCGCAGGCCGCCCTTGGTGCCGAGGTCGCCGGGGACGATCCGGAAGGCGTGGTACGGGGGCAGCCACAGGGGGGCGAGGCAGGAGTTCGGGAGGACGGACGGGTCCGTGTAGTAGTGGTCGTAGGCGCTGTCACCGCGGTGGAAGTCCGTGTCCTTGCCG
It includes:
- a CDS encoding cold-shock protein, which encodes MATGTVKWFNAEKGFGFIAQEGGGPDVFVHYSAINASGFRSLEENQQVSFDVTQGPKGPQAENVTPV
- a CDS encoding menaquinone biosynthetic enzyme MqnA/MqnD family protein; this translates as MDNSRTRPRVGHIQFLNCLPLYWGLARTGTLLDFELTKDTPEKLSEKLVQGDLDIGPITLVEFLKNADDLVAFPDIAVGCDGPVMSCVIVSQVPLDELDGARVALGSTSRTSVRLAQLLLADRYGVRPDYYTCPPDLSLMMQEAEAAVLIGDAALRANLLDGPRYGLAVHDLGALWKEWTGLPFVFAVWAARRDYLEREPAITRQVHEAFLASRNLSLEEVGKVAEQAARWESFDEQVLERYFTTLDFRFGAPQLAAVTEFARRVGPTTGFPADVRVELLQP